In Gadus morhua chromosome 5, gadMor3.0, whole genome shotgun sequence, the genomic stretch TAGGGTAACATAAATTGTCCACAGTCTGCTCTGGAAGGGCAAAACTCTATACCATAACCAGAGCGACTTCTGTGCGGTGGACTTTTTGTTCATAAAGTCCTTTACCTTGAAATtcggaaaaaaacaacattccaTTATTAGAATCTGACATTATCCCAAAATATTAGATCGATACATTCAGTTTGTACAGCGACATCGAATCACACTGATAGGacaaatacattaaagaaaTAGTCCTCTCCATCAATGGTGCAGATTCTCCATCACCCGGAGAACATCATCAAGGATAGAAGGACCAAGATCCAGGCTGAAGGAGAGGCTGCtatcctcctccttcagctgaCTGGCCACATCCTCCGAACAGGTGGCGCTGGAGTCCCTGTCGCGCTCTGAGCTCAGGCTGCCTCGGCTGGGACTGTGCCTCAGGTTGGAGGCCCTGTGCTGGTACTCCATCATGccgtccatctcctcctccatctcctcggtgtccagcagggggagagagctgcacttcttcctcttctgcgGGGCATGGCGTGCCCCGTCCCACCCCGGGTTCCCAGGGGCCTCCTCGTCCAGGTTGAGGCGAGGGGGCTTGGGGGGCGGCGAGCAGGCCAGAAAGAGGTTCTGCTCACTTTGAGAGCTTTTTAAGAGGAGGCTGTGGCCCTTTTTTAAGAAGGAAAGGTCCCCAAAGCTGTCCGTGTGGGCGTTGTTTCCAATGTGGGAGACGTGCCGGAAATCGGCCAAGGGTAGGCTGATCATGTTGACGGACAACACCTCCCGGTGCTTTGAGTTCAATCTCCATCTCCCTGAATACTGCTTCCGAAAAGTGGTCCTTAGTGGCATCTTGGCAAGCTTTGTTGTGATACACTTAAAAAAGTTAGTGTTTGTGGACGTATTTGTCTTTATTTCCTGCTCCAATCGTCTGTCGATCAATGTTTGGCTCTCACAAAGAGGTAAATCCTAAGAGCATCTCGTCTTCAACTAAAAGAAGAGAAAGCAAAAAAGGATGGTTCGTGTTAGAGAGACATTTGATTTGAATTAACAATGCATCCAAAATAATAGTGTTGCATATAGTGCACCTGCTCCACTTTAAATGTAATTCATCAATATTTGGCTCCTCAGGCGGGCCGTGTTCCAACACAAGCTTAGGGCCATACCCACCTAATGGTTAGTTTTCAGATCCTTATTTCCAGTAAAGCAGATGTGGTCTGTGATGAAGCTGTGAATTGGACCTCTAATTTCCGGAACACTTCTCACAAAACACCTATTACTTGGACCctttatattttgttttggttctgctTTTAATCTTTCAAATTCAGGACCATGTGACTTCAATGCTCAAACGTATTTATGCCAAGAAAGGTTTGTTGTAGTGTGAGAGTTGCAGTTATACACAAAGGACCTAAATTAATTCAATATGGAACGCAGCTTTCTGATTTCGACAACAGTGCTTCCCCAAACAGTAATATTATTTTTCAATGAAAACTAAAAGAAATTTTTGAAGGAGCTTAATATCGACAATGAATGTAAGCAATGaatcttaaaatatttatttttggcaTTACCATAGAACTTCAGAGGATATGCATGCGTTCGTtttaaaagtaatatttttaCTAAATTACCTTTGCTTGAATCATAATGTGATTCAAGTTATTATTTGCATTTCGTGAGCTGTATAAATTGTATTAAGTAGCCCACAATTTGGTTTATCAACGCTGACATGTCAATTGGATGATATGAGCGGTCTCTGTACATTTTACAGTCTCACAAACAGCTCTGCCCACATTAAGATCTGTGTTCGTGACTTGAAACACTCACTCCGTAAATTTGTAAGGCACTACGGCAAACATGTTTTGTTGGCCCGTAAAGGTTTTATCGGTACTTTAGTAGCAGCGGGCGGTCCGGGAATGTGGACACAACAGCATTCCTTTCCAAACATGTCAGTTTGGCCAAGGAGGAGCACTAGAAATTAAGCCACAAGGATCATATTCAGGAAAAAAATGGGAAAACGTGTCCCAGTTTTAAATGAAAGGATTCCAACAAagcgttttttttaaaacagccTTCCCGGTTCTACTAGGAGAAGGCCCAATATCCAGACAAATATGTTCCCATCAACTGTCCACAAAACAACAGATGATTTGAAAGGACTAAGAATTTGGCACTCTTCGAATCCTAGTCGACCACAGAGGAACGATCAATTTGTGCTTACCTTTCTTTTGGCGTAACAACCAGACTCTTttgacacccacacaaacaggcagCTCGGAAAAGCTACGCTCTGACTGCTGCTTGTAAAGCCGATAGGATCCTTTGTGACATGATAAGGCTTGTTCAACAGCTAGGGAAGATCATGGTGCTGCAACCCCGACACAAAAATGGAGTCTCTGGAGACGGCGCCTTCCGTAAACACGAGAGCCAGAGAAGAACTCCAACtgtcaaaaataaaatagttCTTCAGGATAATCAAGTCGGCCTGAACCTCTTCCCTTCACCACACTCAATCCTTTCAGATGAAGCCGCTCTGTATCCGACCCCAATGCCGCTGTCGCCTTGTCCTCAAAGGCTTTCCCGGTCCAGTGCTTCAGTGAGGAGCTCTCCGCAGGTGTGAAAAGGGTCCTTCCTTTACACTGACAGATTAACCAGGCGAGGTCAGAGAACAGGAGGCCCAAGGCAGTCAGGTGAAGCCTGAGGTTCTCTGGTGGCTGTTTGCCAGCCAGCCAGTCGATGATGTCATCTCCTCTTTGCTCCGTGAGTCGCACGTTGAGTCACTGTGAGGGCTGGGAGTCGCCGGCAGTTGGATTGGGTGACTACCTGAGGAGAGAGGTAacgatgggagggagaggaagagcaaatgacacagaaagagagaaagaaactgAGGAAAAACCTGTTCGGGAGCCGGTTCCACGTTGGTTCACAGCCTGTGACACTGGTGATCCCCTGGCAGAGAAAAGGCGATTTGCAAAGCTAATTTAGCGAGGTGTAGTTTGTTTGCACTTGAGAGCGCAGGGGGTTGTAGGCTGACTCCGCAGAGGTAAGGCGCGTGTTtgactgagagagggagtgcatgtgtgttcctgtttcggggcttgtgtgtgtctgtgtgtgtgtgtgtgtgtgtgtgtttgtgtttgtgtgtgcgtgtagcagGAAGTTATGAGAAGCGTCATCAAACGCAAAGGGGGACTAGCTAGCAGCGGGGGTTAACTGATCACGTAATCTCCATGTCATTGTCCCTCTTCTCTGCCCATTTCCTGATTTCCTGCCCCATGTAGGCTTGTCtaaagccctcctcccccccgcccgcaGGCCACCACTGCCGGTGCGTATGCCTCACTGGAGCCCTATAGGCTCGCTATGCAGTCCCAGCAGCCTGTCAGCCACAGACATGCATGTGTGGGCAAGTTGGGTTTCACAAGGAAGATAACTTGTTAGCGCCCTGCAATTCCCACACCTCCGACATGCACAGCTTTTGTCCTTGGAATGCTGCACTGATACTGGTGATTAAAAAGTGAGTCAAAGAGCGGGATGTGGTGTTCCCGAATGTGTGCGCTTTTACGTTTGTCTTGTGATTATGGGATTTATTATTTCCCTCTCAAGTCTCGCAGCCATCACATGTGCCTTTGATCCCGCAGTTGTTTGTGTTCTTGACCCCTGTCTGATTAATCATCTCCGTTCTTTGTCCCAATCGATTATATAGCCATgttcttttggtctttgttcaGCTCTTACCGTAAACCATTactttttttggttttcttctCGTCTAAGAAGTGTGTTCCAGGCAGTGAGCAGTACGTGCTTCTGCTACCCCCGTCCCCTTCCCAGTCTGGACTGCTTCACCTCGCCTCTCTTGAGGTCGTCCGCTGAGCGTCGGGGAGCTCACAGCGCTCCCTCTCTGATTACCTCCTCCCAACCCTTTCAAACGGGCACAATtactcacgcacacaggcacacgatCGCCGCGCTAACCTAAAGCAGACGTGCAGCAGTGGAGTGTAACATGGCCAACCGTCTCCGCGCATCTGCACAACCGCCCTGttgttggcggcggcggcggcggcggcagccaCAGCTTGTCTCGGGCGCGCCATGTTGGAGGAACCCTGAGCAAAGGCAATGCGACGCTCTCGTAGAACACGACGTCGGGGccttcctgtgtgtgggtgaagggGGCGGGAGCGGCGCTCATGCCTCTGCCTTGTTTATGACATCCAGCCCTGGGGGTTGAGGGAGATGTCTTTGGCTCGGCCTCCGTGTCTGGAGTGCGGGCTTCCACTGGGCTTCCTCAATCACCAAACTGCAGGGGGTGACTGCGGTCGCTCTGGCGATTCCAGACGCGAGGAAATACCTAGGATGCtgcatgttttttgttgttgcgtTGTTTTAGAAAAAGTGTTTCCAGATATGGGTTTGGAGTGCCAGCGGTCCGGAGTGAGGATATGGTGGATCATTTTCTCGGCCTCTTTGTTTTGTGTTCTCTACTGAGTTCTTCCCGTCCCCCCCAGCATCATTTTATTTCTTGAGCCCTTAAGACAGCGAGCAGTTTACAAAAAGCAATGTTTTGTCTGTCCACTCATATGGAAAATGTTATTCGGTCAAGACTCGACAAGCCTACAGACTTCGATTTCTGTCAGGTTCCATCAGACGTTTTAGGCGAATGAGAATGTCTTAAGATCAAGAGAAGGTAAACAAAGAGTGAACCAAGGTGAGCCGTTTGTCCGTGTGACGACGTGGTACCTTTTACCGTCACCGGAACGACTTCCTCCCTTTACAGTCGTGACGTTGACTCACCCACCTTGACCGCAATCTGCATCACCTTCAATCAATCGTCGATCTCAACTAATGTCGTCAGCCTTTCAATTCATGGATGACTCTTATGTGGGCGTTTGTCTGGTTTCTAAAGCGTTTGCTGAATTATCTCCAGACATTGGGTTGCGTAATAGCACCGTGACAGGCCAGACTATACTCAAATCCAGGTGGCATTTAAAATCTCAGGATCCACCGCTCACAGCTTCAACGGCATCGCTTGAAGGCATCGATGTGTAATATTAGTCTGGAGGTTTATGCAACTAATCTGCAGTTCTGTCGTCTTGAAATTTATCATTATTtgttaaataattaataataataagcctTAATAGTTTTAGCCTTTTCATTTGGTCTCTTGGTGCTCCTAATCACAATTGTAATATTTAGATTCCTTTAAAGTGTGGAGTTTAAATTCCCCACATTAGGCTGTGGACTTTGAAATGAGGATACTAACATACTGAAgcagtgaacacacacgcacacacaccactgggAGCAGACATTTCACGTTTGTGAATCACACATGTTTGGAAGACcatcattttgttattttttctcccATAACTTATTTTGGCATGTCCACGGGTTAGACGGCACTTTCTCCACGACCCCTCTGCTTTAATAAGAGGGCTTTTGCAATCAGACACATTTTCTTTCCTCCGCCTTAAGGCTGTGATGTGAAATACACAATTCCATTGCATTGTGAGATATCAAAAGTGCAGGCCAAACCCCAACATCTCTGTTCCCGGAACCCAGCGCTCATCCATCAGGGAGAGAAATGCCAGGGCGCTGGGGGTTCAAATCTCCACTGCCttttctctctgtttgttttcttttaacgCTTCCAAGAGCAATGtgtctccctccttcactccttccctccctccctccttcactccttccctccctccctccctccctccctccctccctccctccctccctccctccttccatccatccatccctccctccctaactccctccctccctccctccctccttccatccatccctccctccctccttcactccctccatccctccctccttccatccatccctccctccctcctttgctccctccctccctccctcgctccctccatcccttcctccctccctccttccatccatccctccctccctccctccttcactccctccatccctccctcctttgctccctccctccctccatccctccctccctccccccttcactccctccctccctctgtggtgTCCGTGGAGGCCGGTCAGTGGCGGCCCCTCTCCTGCGGGTGCTTATGTAAGTAAACACGGGGCGCATTCCTCCCCCGTGGCACACTGTCCACCACGCGCCCACTGCTGGAACACCGCCGGCCCAGACCGGCTCCTGAAGTGTCCACTGACCTTCAACTGACGGCGTTATTTCTGTCTGAAGAAATGACTTTTGTGGCTGTGAGGTCAAAGATGGAACCCCCCGGTGGAAagcacggggggggggttgaacaaTAGGAAGCTAAATAAAGGGTTTGGATTGAGATCCGTGCGGCACGAATATACAGCGTTTCACCATGCCTTTACACAAACAGTACGCTAGACCAGAACGTTCTGGGGTTTTTCTGTCTGCCAGCTCCCATAATGAGCGATGATTAATCCTCCACCAGTCCTGATGCCTGACTTTCCTCCACGGAGGAATTTCACCTTGGCTCCAGTGTGGCATGTGCTATACCCCTAGCCGCCACcgctgtttgtttttgttagcAGGggagcacggacacacacacacacacacacacacacacacacacacacgcgcaccgcTCACATCgtttgtacacacaaacacatacgatACTTTCATACTATCCAAATTAGGATCTCAAAATAAGTGTTTGCCATCCATACATCACGTTCAGttggcatgcacacaaacaaatgcactcacacaagcacaccgcaccacacatgcacatcagATAAATAACTCTGTGATTAACCTCACCAGAGTGCAGAGTTAGAAGCTAGGAGCTCCGGCGGGACCACAACGCagactttgggggggggggggggcctctcaGGGTACTGGCAGAGACGTGGCTGTAGTCGTCCTCACGGCGCTGTGTGAACTTCTGGCCGAGAGGCGGTGCTGGCTGGGGACGGCCGCGCCGATGGCCTGTGTACGTGAGCTATCGCTTCATCcgaacgaaaaaaaaaagacttggtAGCCTCACGAGGTACAAGGTTTAAAAACATGGCATGAAGGCGCACCACggcagcggggaggggggcccGTCGTACCGTAACCGGAGCAAGCCATCGGGGAATACAGACGTTTCAACGTTTGCATTACGattcctctcttttttttgctgggatTAGGAAATGGAGTGGTTCTGGGGTTCAGCCGGCAGCCAGGCAGCTCACTGTCACTGGTgacccctctctcgccccccccctgcATCTCATTTTGGGTGTTCCCTttgtcatttacatttaaattcacATCCATGTCCCCCCGAAACCACGTCTGCCAAGGCCCACTTACCCCCAGAGTGCAaccagagagagtgtgttaaaATTCCTCCGACATTACGGCACAACGTTTTTCGAGCGAACCAATAGCGTGGAGCACAACACCGTTGGACAACGACGTTTGTTGGAACGGTTCAGAGCAGCTTAATTCGGTTTGGCCCCTCGGTCGGGATGCTGTTCAAAGCGGAATCAAACCGATCGCTTTCGAGCGCTTGGCGATCCCTTAGCTCCTCGGTGTTCCCGGGCCGTGCCATGTTTACTGCAACGCTGCAAACCGTTTAACGGCTGCCTCTTACCGTAACGGTTTGGAAGAAGCTCCAATTCCGTTTGAATCTAATCGCTTCATTGGTCTGAGAGGAACTTGATGTCCGCGAGGTTCAGCCTCGCACACATTGATGAAATTGTCTCGCATGTCATCTCTTCCTTTCTTAAGCATTAGTTCTTGTCAGATTTAAAGTTTTGAGGCTATAGTGTGTTGTTATTTTGCCTGGGACATTTTATGAAACGGTTGGAGCCAAAATCTCCTAATcctcttttttgcttttctcataTTTATGACctcattcttctttttttgtaatcCTGATCAAATATTGAATGCTGCTGTTATGCTTGTAGGAATGCCCTTACCAGCCAGTGATCGGAATAAAAAAGGTGATGTCATTCATCGTTAAAGGTGCTCTAGTTAAAACTTAGACGCTATAAATTGGGTGTGATGAGTTAGAAATGCCATAGCCATCCGTCACCTATTGGCCAGTTAATTCTTCTGAACTTTCTTTTCAACTTTCAAACCTCACCTACTCCACCTTTAAGCACTAAACTGATCAATGATTTACATTTTTTACCTTGATCCAAGCTGTTGTATTGAAAGAAATTGGAGAAGAACTTTCAAGGATGTGTGAAAGATGCtctatcatttattttcttctcatTTACAATACTCTGTATTTTAAGTCAAGGGATTACCGTGGGACAGGATGGAATGGTTTGTGATTAAACCAAATCCCTGCCCAAACATTTGCGATTGTATTTGTACCAGGGACTCTGTCTAAACTTGGACGCTAAGGGATTTGCATGTGTGCAAACACTCTTCGCAACCTCACTAGCACTAACcgatgcacccacacacacgcacgcacacacagtgagcaATGGCATCATGTGCAGCTGAGCACAAGGCCCTTGGCCCCCTGTGTGTTACGACGGCCCGCGctgcgtgtgagtgtggtgCGCTCGCTGACTCACGGCGCCCCATCGTCCTCATGATGTCATCACTGACCCCGGGGTCACAGCCCGCTGGAAGGTTTTAGCGACCTGGCCACGTGACACAAGAccctttcgtgtgtgtgtgtgtgtgtgtgtgtgtgtgtgtgtgtgtgtgtgtgtgtgtgtgtgtgtgtgtgtgtgtgtgtgtgtgtgtgtgagtgtgatctgTCCTGAGTGCATGGGGGCCcatctccttcccttcctctccggGCTTTGAACTAGGGGGGGGGcccttgtttgtgttttgcggTCTCCTTAGTCTCTCTGGCCCCCATTGTTTATTGGAAAACACGCATACCcacacactgacatgcacaCGTTTAGCAACTGCACCCCAGTGTTTGTTTACAGAGTGATGCACAGGCTAAACATGTATGTTTTAAAGGCCTTCACCGCGGGCTTGGAAACGTCCCCTGGTAGGAGGGGCCATGCGTCACacttcccagcatgcacctgtGACTGTCCGCAACCACACTGCAGTAGGAGCACTAGTGCAGTCCACCTATGACCAAAcagagattaaaaaaacaaatgcatccATTAAATGGTTCGTCCCAAATGCCTACGCTTTAGCCTCACTGGTGATGCAATGTCAGACTCTGGCCAAGAGAGGGCGTTGGTGGACGAGGCCAGGGTGGAGGGCCGCCTAGGGCCGCATGTAAAGGTTCTCGCCGGGTGTGAAAATGCACAATTTCGTGTCCCGTTTAATTGAAGATGAGAGGGCTGTTTGTTTACGTAATGGCGCTCGCGTGATATTTCATAGTTGCGTGTCAGACGAGGGTTTGAGCTCACATTACTGGAATGATAATAGCAGCCTTCCTCCGTCCAGGGGCAGGAGGTACgcagagggaggcggggggtaCTTCCCCTTGTGGACCTGGCTTCTCCCCTCTGGTCCACTCgcctccccccttctccaccAGCTTCACCTCCTGGTCTCGCAGCACATGGATGTCGGAGTCCCAGTGATGGTTTCCAGATGCTGCAGATCGCATCCACAaagtctctcttgctctctctctctctctctctctctctttctctgtctctgtctctgtgtgtgtgtgtcgctctctgtcactctatctgtctctctctctctctctctctctctctctctctctctctctctctctctctctctctctctctttctctgtctctgtctctgtgtgtgtgtgtcgctctctgtcactctatctgtctctatctgtctctctctctctctctctctctctctctctctctctctctctctctctctctctctctctctctctctctctctctctctctctctctctctcagctcacTGTCTTGTTAGAGACCCTTCCTTGGCAGCGCAGGTTTCCTGAATTTAATCCTTTGAATCAATGGTTTATTCTGTGCATAGCTTGCGTCCCACTATGGGATTAAGGACTTTGCGTCTGTTTACTATTTACCTGGAGCATACCCCCCTAGATGGACAACAGGTTGTTGTTTGTATAATGTCTGTGCTATACATTATGAGGcccctgtttttttttccttttaaattgcAGTGGTTGTGAATGTGCATGATTGTGTGAGTTATACATGCATGTGCTACTgacatacagtgtgtgtgtgtgtgtgtgtgtgtgtgagtgtgtgttgactGGGCTGTGCTATAGCCTGGCTGATTAGCCATTAGCCGGTGGCTGCCCGACTGCGGCCTCTCTAATTCTCCCCACAGTAAGAGAATCCCTTGCGTAGCTCTGCCTGTCACGGCTTTTCaaagcaatcacacacacacacacacacacacacacacacacacacacacacacacacacacacacacacacacacacacacacacacacacacacacacacacacacacacacacacacacacacacagagagagagtaagctCAGGACCAGTGCCAAGCCTGATCCGCGGCGCTCATTTTGGGCTCAATGACCTCAGGCAGCAAAATTATTCTGTCACTGTTGCTTTACCGCCTACCGAAGGCCTACGCCGAcgccatcgtcatcatcatcgctGTCGGATGGTAATGGAGAGGAGAGCGTCTGAGAGCGTCTGCCCTCCTTCCCGCCGCGGCTCCTTAGACACTCCCTCCTGAAAGCGAAGGCTGGCGTTTCCGCGGTGACAACGGGGTCagcactgtctgtctgtccacgcTTCGTTGCCGTGATCTAAAGCCCAGACCCCTTGTTATGCCACAGAGgcagacacgtgtgtgtgtgtgtgtgtgtgtgtgtgtgtggcagcctTGTTTATTGGACTTCCTGATGGACCGCAACTCTGTTGCCACGGCGCCGTCCCCATCGGCGGGTTCATTTATATCGTCACGGCAATGACCGTACCACTCATCCGGCCTCTCTGTGATGTGAAGCTTCTTTATGATTAACACGTTGGCCTGAGCTCCTTGACTCAGCCACCATTAGCGAGGAGTGGACACAAGGGTCTATTATGAGACGCTAGCCGATGGTGCGTGCATACTCAACCTCAACCCCCGTCTTTCAACCCCAGGAGTACCGCGTCATTTGGTTCAAAGTGTTCATAATGTAACATGCAGACGGGAAATGGTGGCGTACTTTGTGTAAGGGATTGTGATTCATAGCCAGAAGTGCGTGTTGAGATGCAAAGAAGTCGCTCTCATCCATCAgtgattgtatgtatgtatgcatgtatggaAGTATGTCTGTATGACGGCCTGTGCCTCTAACCTGGCCCctgtgctcccccccccactaGGCCCCGTTGAGCACGGAGCGCGACTACGAGAGCGTGGTGCTGATGAGGATGAGGCAGGCCGCGGAGCGCCAGCGGCTCATCGAGGAGatgcaggaggaggacgacaaAGCAGAGGCCAAGGTCAAGTCCTagcaggcagggagagagacgggttcctcctctcgcacacaaacacacccactctGCCTCCCCTGGACTCGGGCTTTAGTTGCATAAAGCCTCTTTATGGACGTTTGTTGTACATTTTTTTACGTTTATACATTTTATCAGCGTTATCAAATGTGGGGAGAAATAAATCTATTGCAGAACGGTAGAACAGTGTGTTTTTAATGAGCCATTGTCGTCATTATGATCCACTTTCTCCTCAATGGAATTGAGGAGATCAGAGGAGACATGATACAAACCTGACATGCCAAACTGAACCACTGGACTGGTCTACAGCGACGTGGTCCCAAGAGCTGAACCATACAAAATCAAGGTTCTCTGCTAGGCTTGTTTGTTTCCTGCTCTAGTCTTGTTCATTTCATGTACCATGAGCGTCATAAGATTGGATCGGACGTTATCAGACAAAAAATGAAAACGAATTGGCTGTGCAACACAAGATCTCATCCAAACGCTACAATCGTGTAATTTGCATGTCAGTAGCGTTCTCTCATAAACCGAGACGACTAATTATCCTCAGCCGTAGCGCGCCACGTAAAACCGTCATCTCTCTCGTCACCGGGCTCGTCGAGCTGATCTCAAATGAGTCGAGTCGTCTGGCGCTCCAAAGCCGCAGACCGGGCCGACGTGATGATGTGGAAATCATGTCTGCTCCATGcaactgaagaaaaaaaagcaaCTGTAATCAACGGCCGGGGGAACGCTAGGTACACACGGTTTCTATTGGAATTCCTGTGGGCTCATGTGATGAAAAGTGAATttcatttttcttctttctGTTTCGGAGCGTGTCCGGTACAGAGAAAGCTAGTGGTTATGATGGTTACCGAAGTCCTTTGTATACAATCCATCTTAAGCACTCCTCTAAATTGGGGAGTCTGCTGGGAGTGTACAGTTTGAAGACTGCACAATGCAGTTATTTATTTCAGCAGACTTTTCTTTTTGTACACTGTGGCTTTACCTGTGGttaatttccttttttattggaGATACCCAATTAAATACAAGTATGTTGCAAAGCTTGGAGACTTGAAATTGGATGTGGGGGTAGGATGTGCAAGAGTAGTAGGGCAAATATCTGAACCAAA encodes the following:
- the LOC115543935 gene encoding cdc42 effector protein 3 is translated as MPLRTTFRKQYSGRWRLNSKHREVLSVNMISLPLADFRHVSHIGNNAHTDSFGDLSFLKKGHSLLLKSSQSEQNLFLACSPPPKPPRLNLDEEAPGNPGWDGARHAPQKRKKCSSLPLLDTEEMEEEMDGMMEYQHRASNLRHSPSRGSLSSERDRDSSATCSEDVASQLKEEDSSLSFSLDLGPSILDDVLRVMENLHH